The following are encoded in a window of Doryrhamphus excisus isolate RoL2022-K1 chromosome 16, RoL_Dexc_1.0, whole genome shotgun sequence genomic DNA:
- the LOC131104072 gene encoding cryptochrome-1-like: protein MAPNSIHWFRKGLRLHDNPALREAVHGAGTVRCVYFLDPWFAGSSNVGVNRWRFLLQCLEDLDANLRKLNSRLFVIRGQPANVFPRLFKEWKISRLTFEYDSEPFGKERDAAIKKLAMEAGVEVIVKISHTLYDLDKIIELNGGQPPLTYKRFQTLISRLDPPEMPAETLSESLMAHCVTPVSEDHGDKYGVPSLEELGFDTEGLPTAVWPGGETEALTRIERHLERKAWVANFERPRMNANSLLASPTGLSPYLRFGCLSCRLFYFKLTDLYRKVKKNSSPPLSLYGQLLWREFFYTAATNNPRFDKMEGNPICVRIPWDKNPEALAKWAEAKTGFPWIDAIMTQLRQEGWIHHLARHAVACFLTRGDLWISWEEGMKVFEELLLDADWSVNAGSWMWLSCSSFFQQFFHCYCPVGFGRRTDPNGDFIRRYLPILRGFPAKFIYDPWNAPQSVQAAARCVIGVHYPKPMVHHAEASRLNIERMKQIYQQLSRYRGLGLLASVPSTNGNGNGGMMVYSPGEQPAVPNAGNNNSSPHMPGVSGGPVATGNGSGSILLNFDSEERSRGPGGVGQQRPQPMVQQHGYHTVPENNTAVAGSQLYHEFAVPQHPGLTHIRGSITGKRERESEREGSGEEESSSCSTHKMQRQSAETT from the exons GTTTCTCCTCCAGTGTTTGGAGGACCTGGATGCTAACCTTCGGAAACTCAACTCCCGCCTCTTTGTCATCCGGGGCCAACCAGCCAACGTGTTCCCACGGCTCTTTAAG GAGTGGAAGATCTCCCGACTAACCTTTGAGTACGACTCGGAGCCGTTCGGGAAGGAGAGAGACGCCGCCATCAAGAAGCTAGCGATGGAGGCAGGCGTGGAGGTCATCGTAAAGATATCACACACCCTCTACGACCTGGACAA GATCATCGAGTTGAACGGCGGGCAGCCCCCTCTCACATACAAGCGTTTCCAGACCTTGATCAGTCGGCTGGATCCTCCCGAGATGCCCGCCGAGACGCTGTCGGAGAGCCTGATGGCGCACTGCGTCACCCCCGTCTCGGAGGACCACGGGGACAAGTACGGGGTGCCGTCACTAGAGGAGCTTG GCTTCGACACCGAGGGCCTGCCAACCGCCGTGTGGCCGGGTGGCGAGACCGAGGCTCTGACTCGGATAGAGCGCCATCTAGAGAGAAAA GCGTGGGTGGCCAACTTCGAGCGTCCCAGGATGAACGCCAACTCGCTGCTGGCCAGCCCGACGGGCCTCAGCCCTTACCTTCGCTTCGGCTGCCTCTCCTGCCGCCTTTTCTACTTCAAACTCACTGACCTCTACCGCAAG GTGAAAAAGAACAGTTCCCCTCCGCTCTCGCTATACGGACAGCTGCTGTGGCGGGAGTTCTTCTACACGGCCGCCACTAACAACCCGCGCTTCGACAAAATGGAGGGCAACCCCATCTGCGTCCGAATCCCCTGGGACAAAAACCCGGAAGCGCTTGCCAAGTGGGCGGAAGCCAAAACGGGCTTCCCGTGGATCGACGCCATTATGACTCAACTGAGGCAGGAGGGCTGGATCCACCACTTGGCTCGCCACGCCGTCGCCTGCTTCCTCACCCGAGGCGACCTGTGGATCAGCTGGGAGGAAGGCATGAAG GTCTTTGAGGAGCTGCTTCTGGACGCCGACTGGAGCGTGAACGCCGGCAGTTGGATGTGGCTCTCCTGTAGCTCCTTCTTCCAGCAGTTCTTCCACTGCTACTGTCCCGTGGGCTTCGGCCGACGCACCGACCCCAACGGGGACTTCATCAG ACGTTACTTGCCCATCCTCCGAGGTTTCCCCGCCAAGTTCATCTACGACCCCTGGAACGCGCCCCAGTCGGTGCAGGCGGCCGCCAGGTGCGTCATCGGCGTCCACTACCCCAAGCCCATGGTGCACCACGCCGAGGCCAGCCGCCTCAACATCGAGAGGATGAAGCAAATCTACCAGCAGCTCAGCCGATACCGAGGACTCG GTCTGCTGGCATCGGTGCCGTCCACCAACGGCAACGGAAACGGGGGAATGATGGTCTACTCGCCCGGGGAGCAGCCAGCGGTCCCCAACGCCGGCAACAATAACAGCTCCCCGCACA TGCCCGGCGTATCGGGAGGACCCGTCGCCACCGGAAACGGCAGCGGGAGCATCCTGTTGAATTTTGACAGCGAGGAGCGGTCGAGGGGGCCCGGCGGTGTCGGGCAGCAGCGACCGCAGCCAATGGTGCAGCAGCACG GATACCACACAGTGCCAGAAAACAACACCGCTGTTGCCGGCAGCCAACTGTACCACGAGTTTGCCGTGCCTCAGCATCCAG GTCTGACCCACATCAGGGGCAGCATCACAGGAAAACGAGAACGCGAGTCGGAACGCGAGGGCTCGGGCGAGGAAGAGTCATCGTCCTGCTCCACCCACAAGATGCAGAGACAGAGCGCAGAG ACCACCTAA